From the genome of Phytohabitans rumicis, one region includes:
- the cas2 gene encoding CRISPR-associated endonuclease Cas2 produces MSLDDVRRYLIAYDISDDVRRTNVAKKLESYGDRVQYSVFIVDTCPAKLLRLRTQLIDLIDQGTDSILFCNLGTLRDNQSRTLDVIGRSRTITDHGPAIL; encoded by the coding sequence ATGAGCCTGGACGACGTACGGCGCTACCTCATCGCCTACGACATCTCGGACGACGTCCGGAGAACGAACGTAGCCAAGAAGCTCGAATCGTACGGCGACCGCGTCCAGTACAGCGTCTTCATCGTGGACACCTGCCCAGCCAAGCTCCTGCGGCTTCGTACCCAGCTCATCGACCTGATCGACCAGGGCACGGATTCGATCCTGTTCTGCAACCTGGGTACTCTGCGCGACAACCAAAGCCGAACGCTCGACGTAATCGGCCGCAGCCGCACCATCACCGACCACGGGCCAGCAATCCTCTAG
- a CDS encoding aldo/keto reductase codes for MSDNNSRRRFLLGAAGVAAAPAVAGLVGPATAAQASSRPAGNGAPATTATTLTSRRRLGRLKVSSIGLGCQTMTGRLYGPVSSRADMVKIIRTAVDQGVTLFDTAEAYGPFESERIVGEALRRVRDKVVIASKFGWNIDPDTGQQLPGLNSQPAHIKRAVDGMLQRLRTDHIDLLYQHRVDPQVPIEYVADAIKDLIRAGKVRHWGLSEPGPQTVRRAHAVQPLAAIQNEYNLLWRGPEQQILPLCEELGIGFVCWAPLAYGFTTGTINPYTRFAEGDFRAWVPRHAPENMTANMAVVQLLSDWAVRKGATPGQLSLAWLQAQKPWIVPIPSATRTSHLLENIGTEEFAFTPAELREFTTALNAIPIRGERLPAPVLALSGVEAPLP; via the coding sequence ATGTCAGACAACAACAGCCGACGCCGGTTCCTGCTGGGTGCGGCCGGCGTCGCGGCAGCTCCCGCGGTGGCCGGCCTGGTCGGTCCAGCGACGGCCGCGCAGGCGTCCAGCCGTCCCGCCGGCAATGGTGCCCCGGCGACAACAGCCACCACACTGACCAGCCGCCGCCGGCTGGGCCGGCTCAAGGTCTCCAGCATCGGGTTGGGCTGCCAGACCATGACCGGCCGTCTGTACGGCCCGGTCAGCAGCCGCGCGGACATGGTCAAAATCATCCGCACCGCGGTCGACCAAGGCGTCACCCTGTTCGACACCGCCGAGGCATACGGGCCGTTCGAGTCCGAACGCATCGTCGGCGAGGCCCTGCGGCGGGTGCGGGACAAGGTGGTGATCGCGTCGAAGTTCGGCTGGAACATCGACCCGGACACCGGGCAGCAGCTTCCGGGCCTCAACAGCCAACCCGCGCACATCAAGCGAGCCGTCGACGGCATGCTCCAGCGCCTGCGCACCGACCACATCGACCTGCTCTACCAGCACCGGGTCGACCCGCAGGTGCCGATCGAGTACGTGGCCGACGCGATCAAGGACCTGATCAGGGCCGGCAAGGTGCGGCACTGGGGGCTGTCCGAGCCAGGCCCGCAGACGGTACGCCGCGCGCACGCGGTGCAACCGCTGGCGGCGATCCAGAACGAGTACAACCTGCTGTGGCGCGGCCCCGAGCAGCAGATCCTGCCGCTGTGCGAAGAGTTGGGAATCGGGTTCGTGTGCTGGGCGCCGCTGGCATACGGGTTCACCACTGGCACCATCAACCCCTACACACGCTTCGCCGAGGGTGACTTCCGGGCGTGGGTGCCGCGGCACGCGCCGGAGAACATGACCGCGAACATGGCGGTCGTGCAGTTGCTGTCCGACTGGGCCGTGCGCAAGGGAGCGACGCCGGGGCAGTTGTCGCTGGCGTGGTTGCAGGCGCAGAAGCCGTGGATTGTGCCCATCCCGAGCGCCACCCGCACCTCGCACCTGCTGGAGAACATCGGCACCGAGGAGTTCGCCTTCACCCCGGCCGAGTTGCGCGAGTTCACCACCGCGCTGAACGCGATCCCGATCCGCGGCGAGCGGCTGCCCGCGCCGGTGCTCGCCCTCTCGGGCGTCGAAGCGCCTCTGCCCTGA
- a CDS encoding helix-turn-helix transcriptional regulator produces the protein MDNRSEVRDFLVTRRGKVTPEQAGLAAHGGTRRVSGLRRGEVAQLAGVSVEYYTQLERGNIRGASDSVLDALARALQLDEAERAHLFDLARAATNSSTTVRRKPAAQRIRPVVQQILDSQLCPAWLSNGHCDIVATNRLGRALNSPLFDSPVGPANHARFRFLDPRAADYYRDWDATGRDTVAALRTAAGNNPYDKALSDLIGELATRSEEFRTRWATHDVRLHRTGIKRLHHPIAGDLDLAYEALELPSDPGLALLIFTAEPGSPSQQALDLLASWAATEAQHVSP, from the coding sequence ATGGACAACCGCAGCGAGGTACGAGACTTCCTGGTCACCCGCCGTGGCAAGGTCACCCCTGAGCAGGCGGGCCTTGCCGCACACGGCGGCACCCGCCGGGTCTCCGGGCTTCGCCGAGGCGAGGTCGCCCAGCTCGCGGGAGTCTCGGTCGAGTACTACACCCAGCTGGAGCGCGGCAACATCCGCGGCGCCTCCGACAGCGTGCTCGACGCGCTCGCCCGCGCCCTGCAGCTCGACGAGGCCGAACGGGCGCACCTGTTCGACCTGGCCCGGGCAGCCACCAACTCCAGCACCACTGTGCGCCGCAAGCCGGCCGCCCAGCGGATACGCCCCGTCGTCCAGCAGATCCTCGACAGTCAGCTCTGCCCCGCCTGGTTGAGTAACGGCCACTGCGACATCGTCGCGACCAACCGCCTCGGCCGGGCACTGAACTCGCCGCTGTTCGACAGCCCCGTCGGTCCGGCGAACCACGCCCGGTTCCGGTTCCTCGACCCACGGGCCGCGGACTACTACCGCGACTGGGACGCCACCGGTCGCGACACCGTGGCCGCTTTGCGCACGGCGGCCGGCAACAACCCGTACGACAAGGCGCTCAGCGACCTGATCGGCGAGCTGGCCACCCGCAGCGAGGAGTTCCGCACCCGCTGGGCCACCCACGACGTCCGCCTGCACCGCACCGGCATCAAACGCCTGCACCACCCGATCGCCGGCGATCTGGACCTGGCCTACGAAGCCCTCGAACTGCCGTCCGACCCAGGACTGGCCCTGCTGATCTTCACCGCCGAACCCGGCTCACCCTCCCAGCAAGCGCTCGACCTGCTCGCGAGCTGGGCCGCCACCGAGGCACAACACGTCTCGCCCTGA